In Alosa sapidissima isolate fAloSap1 chromosome 4, fAloSap1.pri, whole genome shotgun sequence, the following are encoded in one genomic region:
- the abraa gene encoding actin-binding Rho-activating protein, which yields MSTATEGNQQVTRVVRKIKCAAMVNSLAKSWQGWASDHTSKQDTIPAGWMPDSIIEDVENKEQAMSEVKQLVNTRVVTVDASEDLGEGIIRAAMLTKSVAQPRPSECGSDWVSTMKEKINTNQMAPSTDVKNFLGNESPTRRRYCGFKAATTKTPSGQAGRGERKLSSRSSSLETEDSGLGEDTALSDHSDQNEAEQKKPVARPKIKVTTMSDIKNRWQKWSQSHVENQKLNPFSEEFDYEHAMSTRLQKGDAGYGRPKEGSKTAERGDRAHKHIHKEMDEMCFIIRDLGMTDKNGRTYVTFGRLFDRYVKISDKVVGILLRCRKHNMLDFEGEMLWKGQDDHVIITLRD from the exons ATGAGTACAGCAACAGAGGGGAATCAGCAGGTTACCCGGGTCGTGCGGAAGATTAAGTGCGCGGCGATGGTCAATAGCCTGGCTAAGAGCTGGCAGGGCTGGGCTAGCGACCACACTAGCAAGCAGGACACCATCCCCGCGGGCTGGATGCCCGACTCCATCATCGAGGACGTGGAGAACAAGGAGCAAGCAATGAGCGAGGTCAAGCAGCTTGTCAACACCCGAGTGGTGACGGTGGACGCCAGTGAGGACCTGGGAGAGGGCATCATCCGGGCGGCCATGTTGACCAAGAGCGTGGCGCAGCCACGGCCCAGCGAGTGCGGCAGCGACTGGGTGAGCACCATGAAGGAGAAGATCAACACCAACCAGATGGCGCCATCCACGGACGTGAAGAACTTCCTGGGAAACGAGTCGCCCACCAGAAGACGCTACTGCGGGTTCAAGGCGGCGACGACGAAAACCCCCAGCGGCCAGGCGGGCAGGGGGGAGCGGAAGCTGAGCTCACGCAGCAGCAGCCTTGAGACAGAGGACAGCGGCCTCGGGGAGGACACGGCCCTCAGTGACCATAGCGACCAGAATGAGGCTGAACAGAAGAAACCCGTCGCCAGACCTAAG ATTAAGGTGACTACTATGTCGGACATCAAGAACAGGTGGCAGAAGTGGTCTCAGAGCCACGTTGAGAACCAGAAGCTGAACCCCTTCAGTGAGGAGTTCGACTACGAGCACGCCATGTCCACTCGTCTGCAGAAGGGTGACGCGGGCTACGGCCGGCCCAAGGAGGGCTCCAAGACAGCTGAGCGTGGCGACCGTGCCCACAAGCACATCCACAAAGAGATGGACGAGATGTGCTTCATCATCCGCGACTTGGGCATGACGGACAAGAACGGCCGCACCTACGTCACATTCGGCCGGCTGTTCGACCGCTACGTCAAGATCTCGGACAAGGTAGTGGGCATCCTGCTGCGCTGCCGCAAGCACAACATGTTGGACTTCGAGGGGGAGATGCTTTGGAAGGGCCAGGACGACCACGTCATCATCACCCTCAGGGACTGA